A single window of Oncorhynchus keta strain PuntledgeMale-10-30-2019 chromosome 34, Oket_V2, whole genome shotgun sequence DNA harbors:
- the LOC118367343 gene encoding ribonuclease ZC3H12A, which produces MDQAFPSLQTPATSPFEPNTGELQLRVDFFRKLGYSPMEVRSALLKLGLSTDTNSVLGELVRSGASTSTSNSTIPESGDDTTGPTSHTGSSMASSRNYGPKRDRPVPLLEDRRDTDSELKPIVIDGSNVAMSHGNKQVFSCRGIELAVIYFLDRGHSTVIVFVPSWRKEQPRPDVPITDQHILMELEKKKIVVFTPSRRVGGKRVVCYDDRFIVKHAYESDGVIVSNDTYRDLQGERPEWKRCIEERLLMYSFVNDKFMPPDDPLGRHGPSLENFLRKKPLLPEHKRQLCPYGKKCTYGVKCKFYHPERTHQSHSSLADELREKARLSSEKEDRNPIMSHLWGPQADPGSFPSYSLENDLEHRLTLEHRGSLREGPKSQVTENMLLYWDRPRSSRNQQARSPTAVGQGQMDWPSMLSPSTTTDLPYASISHECLDSGFGSYESQSQYSDVSQGHSKAFRPRQQQGFPSGSRHPGIHPERLAQDSPQPCRCFHLAPSSGPQQQHHSNPHLDSHSQSQLRYDTYSPPLFPPNMHHYSLPCNFQQDGVGAHHFHPHQHPQKYWSDPFHGGVPQVRASCSLPPGPHPTPHGAPHSCSSYRNQQEHDSWAQPPPPSAFDTEREELRKKLQAIFNPHQVDTVMEMFPHLMDAQKLAAEILNLKSQRGAF; this is translated from the exons GTCTGCCCTGCTTAAGCTAGGCCTGAGTACAGACACCAACTCTGTACTGGGAGAGCTGGTCCGCAGTGGAGCCAGCACTAGTACTTCTAACTCAACCATCCCTGAGAGTGGTGATGATACTACTGGCCCCACAAGCCACACAGGCTCCAGCATGGCCTCCTCTAGGAACTATGGCCCCAAGAGAGACAGACCAGTCCCATTACTGGAAGACAGGCGGGACACAGACAGTGAACTGAAACCTATCGTTATTGACGGCAGCAATGTGGCCATGAG TCATGGTAACAAACAAGTGTTCTCCTGTAGGGGAATTGAGTTGGCAGTGATCTATTTCCTGGATAGAGGTCACTCAACGGTCATTGTGTTTGTGCCCTCATGGCGCAAGGAGCAGCCCAGGCCTGATGTCCCCATCACAG ACCAACACATTCTAATGGAGCTAGAGAAGAAGAAGATAGTCGTCTTCACTCCCTCGAGACGCGTCGGTGGTAAACGGGTGGTCTGCTACGACGACCGTTTTATTGTGAAGCATGCCTACGAGTCGGACGGCGTGATCGTGTCCAACGACACCTATAGGGACCTGCAGGGAGAGCGTCCGGAGTGGAAGCGTTGTATCGAGGAGAGGCTGCTTATGTACTCTTTCGTCAATGACAA ATTCATGCCCCCAGATGACCCGCTTGGTCGTCATGGTCCCAGTCTGGAGAACTTCCTTCGGAAGAAGCCTCTGCTGCCAGAACACAAGCGCCAACTCTGTCCTTATG GTAAAAAGTGCACCTACGGCGTGAAGTGTAAGTTCTACCACCCTGAGCGCACTCACCAATCCCACTCCTCGTTGGCTGACGAGCTCAGGGAGAAGGCAAGGCTTTCCTCGGAAAAAGAGGACCGGAATCCCATTATGTCACACCTGTGGGGCCCCCAGGCCGACCCGGGATCCTTTCCCTCCTACTCTCTGGAGAATGACCTGGAGCACAGGTTGACATTAGAGCACCGCGGTTCCCTGAGGGAGGGTCCCAAGAGCCAGGTAACTGAGAACATGTTGCTATACTGGGATAGGCCACGCTCCAGTAGGAATCAGCAGGCCCGCAGCCCCACAGCAGTAGGCCAAGGACAGATGGACTGGCCCAGTATGCTCTCCCCCTCCACTACTACTGATCTCCCCTATGCCAGCATCTCCCATGAGTGCCTGGACTCTGGTTTTGGCTCCTATGAGAGCCAGAGCCAGTACTCGGATGTGTCCCAAGGCCACAGCAAGGCCTTCAGGCCCAGGCAGCAGCAGGGCTTCCCCTCTGGTTCCAGACATCCAGGCATACATCCAGAGAGGCTGGCCCAGGACAGCCCCCAGCCCTGCAGGTGTTTCCATTTGGCTCCCTCCTCAGGTCCCCAGCAGCAGCACCACAGCAACCCACACCTCGATTCCCACTCCCAATCCCAGCTGAGGTATGACACCTACTCGCCTCCTCTGTTCCCACCCAACATGCACCACTACAGCCTCCCCTGCAACTTCCAGCAAGACGGGGTGGGGGCACACCATTTCCACCCCCATCAGCACCCCCAGAAGTACTGGTCAGACCCCTTCCATGGCGGGGTCCCCCAGGTTAGGGCATCCTGTAGCCTCCCCCCCGGCCCCCACCCTACCCCGCATGGAGCCCCCCACTCATGCTCCTCTTACAGGAATCAGCAGGAACACGACTCCTGGGCCCAGCCACCTCCACCTTCTGCCtttgacacagagagagaggagctccgTAAGAAACTGCAGGCCATTTTCAACCCCCACCAGGTGGATACGGTCATGGAGATGTTCCCTCACCTGATGGACGCCCAGAAGCTGGCTGCAGAGATCCTCAACCTCAAATCTCAGAGAGGTGCCTTCTGA